One window of Biomphalaria glabrata chromosome 6, xgBioGlab47.1, whole genome shotgun sequence genomic DNA carries:
- the LOC106061706 gene encoding phosphatidylinositol-binding clathrin assembly protein unc-11-like isoform X5: protein MAGQSIMDRVVAARHSIAGQGLAKSVCKATTEEIIGPKKKHLDYLLQCTNEPNVSIPQMADLLIERTQHQSWVVVFKSLVSIHNLMNYGNERFTQYLASNNCSFNLSGFVDKGGVQGYDMSTYIRRYAKYLNEKAVSYRLMAFDFCKVKRGKDDGLLRTMNTDKLLKTLPVLQQQLDALLEFDCTPNELTNGVITACFMLLFKDLIRLFACYNDGVINLLEKYFDMNKKQCKDALDLYKKFLVRMDKVSEFLKVAENMGIDKGDIPDLAKAPASLLDALEQHLLSLEGKKGVATTPTSTSKPVGFTSALNTMTSNTFNVTEAERKRILDEENQHLQKLKAAEEAQPFVETEGGDAENIFEQKLKDSSSPQQQHKVLQSSNPFAATTASTSQSANLFGSPTEPVAPSAVGSSRPSDDLLSLTGNPFMDNVQNVMATAYPQTSNNPFGSPGFQTNGIGNTAPSNNLFSSDIDFATAFSNGSNSSQAGSAFAPTVAPVSSAPPDVDLVPTLDLLDGSSGHSLSLGQGLTSDFSMGTSQASPIHSSHAFGGPFSGMEGVGISPVPSPMSGYASSSMGLESSPLFGAQSSPVHSGLGNVAPSGVNYYSQTPVTGTILSAGYGQGFYQSSGTTMQIGAQAGPMSHLHHVGMTAPGSPSLGVGGSPARIMTRGGKSPATSLSSSPSGPGLEDAVKALGLTMSPSRGSSKAGSRPESRPLSPGQSVLGGGPGYGYGEMGGDAVPSQSQAGQNSEIAQSGFDAFGDVLQPMNKSSPSQTPQSTQQAKPIGRDLDTSLATLASTLNVRGGVAATKKDHQWQPKGESKLTGGTSFPRPQMAPSTTTTPWAQPQVFQQPMVPMAGAPMMYAQPMGAPMVAPISQPMMMGQPMGMGMAPTMGMPAPAMYGVPRMPMMGGFQQPRPLQPQSGQANNINDPFGAL from the exons AGGTTCACACAGTATTTGGCATCTAACAATTGTTCATTCAATCTGAGTGGATTTGTGGATAAAGGTGGTGTTCAAG GTTATGACATGTCAACATATATACGGCGCTATGCTAAATACCTCAATGAAAAGGCAGTGTCGTACAGACTCATGGCGTTTGACTTCTGCAAAGTGAAAAGAGG aaaAGATGATGGTTTACTACGAACAATGAACACAGATaag CTATTAAAAACATTACCAGTGTTGCAGCAACAGTTAGATGCATTATTAGAATTTGAT TGCACACCCAATGAGTTAACCAATGGTGTCATCACTGCATGTTTCATGTTGCTGTTCAAGGACCTGATCCGGTTGTTTGCCTGTTATAATGATGGTGTCATAAATTTATTAG aaaaatattttgatatgaaCAAAAAACAGTGTAAAGATGCTTTAGATTTATACAAAAAGTTTCTGGTCCGTATGGACAAAGTGTCAGAGTTTTTAAAAGTGGCAGAG AACATGGGTATAGATAAAGGAGATATTCCAGACTTAGCCAAG GCTCCTGCCAGTTTACTGGATGCACTAGAACAGCATCTTTTGTCATTGGAAGGGAAGAAAGGAGTTGCCACCACACCTACCAGCACAAGCAA gcCTGTTGGATTTACCTCAGCTCTGAACACTATGACAAGTAACACATTCAATGTCACAGAGGCAGAAAGAAAACGTATCTTAGATGAAGAAAATCAACACTTACAGAAACTCAAG GCTGCTGAAGAGGCTCAACCGTTTGTTGAGACGGAAGGAGGAGATGCTGAGAATATCTTT gagcaaaaattaaaagattCCTCATCACCACAGCAGCAGCACAAAGTCCTACAGTCAAGTAACCCCTTTGCAGCAACAACAGCCAGCACATCCCAGAGTGCCAACCTGTTTGGATCGCCCACAGAGCCTGTGGCTCCTTCTGCCGTGGGCTCCTCTAGACCCAGTGATGACCTGCTTAGCTTAACAGGCAACCCTTTCATGGATAATGTGCAAAATGTCATGGCCACTGCATACCCACAAACAAGTAACAATCCATTTGGTTCTCCAGGATTTCAAACTAATG GTATTGGTAACACAGCTCCCAGTAACAACCTGTTCTCGTCAGACATTGACTTTGCCACAGCTTTTAGTAATGGAAGTAACAGCTCTCAAG CTGGGTCTGCGTTTGCTCCGACAGTAGCGCCTGTGTCCAGTGCTCCTCCAG ATGTGGATTTAGTCCCAACTCTTGACCTTCTTGATGGGTCTAGTGGTCATAGTTTATCTCTAGGTCAAGGGCTGACCTCTGATTTTAGCATGGGTACAAGCCAAGCATCCCCAATCCATTCCTCCCACGCTTTTGGCGGACCTTTTTCTGGAATGGAAGGTGTGGGCATATCCCCTGTACCATCCCCAATGTCTGGATATGCCAGCAGCTCTATGGGGCTAGAATCATCTCCATTATTTGGTGCTCAGTCTTCTCCCGTTCATTCTGGTCTTGGCAATGTTGCACCTTCAGGTGTTAACTATTATAGCCAGACCCCGGTGACTGGCACCATATTGTCTGCAGGCTATGGGCAAGGGTTCTATCAGTCATCTGGCACGACCATGCAGATTGGGGCTCAAGCAGGCCCTATGAGCCATTTGCATCATGTGGGCATGACGGCACCTGGGAGCCCCAGTCTGGGAGTGGGTGGTTCCCCGGCCAGAATTATGACCAGAGGTGGCAAGTCCCCTGCTACTTCTTTGTCCTCCTCACCGTCTGGACCTGGACTGGAGGATGCTGTCAAAGCTCTGGGTCTGACCATGTCACCTTCCAGAGGGTCATCCAAGGCTGGCTCCAGGCCTGAGTCCCGTCCTCTGTCACCTGGTCAATCTGTCCTTGGGGGAGGACCAGGCTATGGTTATGGTGAAATGGGTGGGGATGCTGTACCTAGCCAAAGTCAGGCTGGTCAGAACAGTGAGATAGCTCAGTCAG GATTCGATGCTTTTGGGGATGTGCTTCAGCCTATGAACAAATCTTCCCCATCCCAGACTCCCCAGTCCACACAACAGGCCAAGCCCATAGGCAGAGACCTGGACACGTCACTGGCTACGTTAGCTTCAACTCTCAATGTCCGAGGAGGTGTTGCTGCTACTAAAAA AGATCATCAGTGGCAGCCCAAGGGAGAGAGTAAACTCACCGGAGGAACTTCATTCCCACGTCCACAAATGGCGCCATCCACAACTACAACTCCATGGGCACAGCCTCAAGTATTCCAGCAGCCGATGGTGCCG ATGGCTGGGGCACCCATGATGTATGCACAACCAATGGGAGCTCCAATGGTAGCACCCATATCTCAGCCAATGATG ATGGGTCAGCCAATGGGTATGGGAATGGCTCCAACTATGGGCATGCCAGCTCCCGCCATGTATGGGGTACCAAGAATGCCAATGATGGGAGGCTTTCAGCAACCTCGACCACTCCAGCCACAGTCCGGTCAGGCTAATAATATCAATGATCCTTTTGGGGCTTTATGA
- the LOC106061706 gene encoding phosphatidylinositol-binding clathrin assembly protein unc-11-like isoform X4, with translation MAGQSIMDRVVAARHSIAGQGLAKSVCKATTEEIIGPKKKHLDYLLQCTNEPNVSIPQMADLLIERTQHQSWVVVFKSLVSIHNLMNYGNERFTQYLASNNCSFNLSGFVDKGGVQGYDMSTYIRRYAKYLNEKAVSYRLMAFDFCKVKRGKDDGLLRTMNTDKLLKTLPVLQQQLDALLEFDCTPNELTNGVITACFMLLFKDLIRLFACYNDGVINLLEKYFDMNKKQCKDALDLYKKFLVRMDKVSEFLKVAENMGIDKGDIPDLAKPRLRQAPASLLDALEQHLLSLEGKKGVATTPTSTSKPVGFTSALNTMTSNTFNVTEAERKRILDEENQHLQKLKAAEEAQPFVETEGGDAENIFEQKLKDSSSPQQQHKVLQSSNPFAATTASTSQSANLFGSPTEPVAPSAVGSSRPSDDLLSLTGNPFMDNVQNVMATAYPQTSNNPFGSPGFQTNGIGNTAPSNNLFSSDIDFATAFSNGSNSSQAGSAFAPTVAPVSSAPPDVDLVPTLDLLDGSSGHSLSLGQGLTSDFSMGTSQASPIHSSHAFGGPFSGMEGVGISPVPSPMSGYASSSMGLESSPLFGAQSSPVHSGLGNVAPSGVNYYSQTPVTGTILSAGYGQGFYQSSGTTMQIGAQAGPMSHLHHVGMTAPGSPSLGVGGSPARIMTRGGKSPATSLSSSPSGPGLEDAVKALGLTMSPSRGSSKAGSRPESRPLSPGQSVLGGGPGYGYGEMGGDAVPSQSQAGQNSEIAQSGFDAFGDVLQPMNKSSPSQTPQSTQQAKPIGRDLDTSLATLASTLNVRGGVAATKKDHQWQPKGESKLTGGTSFPRPQMAPSTTTTPWAQPQVFQQPMVPMAGAPMMYAQPMGAPMVAPISQPMMMGQPMGMGMAPTMGMPAPAMYGVPRMPMMGGFQQPRPLQPQSGQANNINDPFGAL, from the exons AGGTTCACACAGTATTTGGCATCTAACAATTGTTCATTCAATCTGAGTGGATTTGTGGATAAAGGTGGTGTTCAAG GTTATGACATGTCAACATATATACGGCGCTATGCTAAATACCTCAATGAAAAGGCAGTGTCGTACAGACTCATGGCGTTTGACTTCTGCAAAGTGAAAAGAGG aaaAGATGATGGTTTACTACGAACAATGAACACAGATaag CTATTAAAAACATTACCAGTGTTGCAGCAACAGTTAGATGCATTATTAGAATTTGAT TGCACACCCAATGAGTTAACCAATGGTGTCATCACTGCATGTTTCATGTTGCTGTTCAAGGACCTGATCCGGTTGTTTGCCTGTTATAATGATGGTGTCATAAATTTATTAG aaaaatattttgatatgaaCAAAAAACAGTGTAAAGATGCTTTAGATTTATACAAAAAGTTTCTGGTCCGTATGGACAAAGTGTCAGAGTTTTTAAAAGTGGCAGAG AACATGGGTATAGATAAAGGAGATATTCCAGACTTAGCCAAG CCTCGCCTGAGACAG GCTCCTGCCAGTTTACTGGATGCACTAGAACAGCATCTTTTGTCATTGGAAGGGAAGAAAGGAGTTGCCACCACACCTACCAGCACAAGCAA gcCTGTTGGATTTACCTCAGCTCTGAACACTATGACAAGTAACACATTCAATGTCACAGAGGCAGAAAGAAAACGTATCTTAGATGAAGAAAATCAACACTTACAGAAACTCAAG GCTGCTGAAGAGGCTCAACCGTTTGTTGAGACGGAAGGAGGAGATGCTGAGAATATCTTT gagcaaaaattaaaagattCCTCATCACCACAGCAGCAGCACAAAGTCCTACAGTCAAGTAACCCCTTTGCAGCAACAACAGCCAGCACATCCCAGAGTGCCAACCTGTTTGGATCGCCCACAGAGCCTGTGGCTCCTTCTGCCGTGGGCTCCTCTAGACCCAGTGATGACCTGCTTAGCTTAACAGGCAACCCTTTCATGGATAATGTGCAAAATGTCATGGCCACTGCATACCCACAAACAAGTAACAATCCATTTGGTTCTCCAGGATTTCAAACTAATG GTATTGGTAACACAGCTCCCAGTAACAACCTGTTCTCGTCAGACATTGACTTTGCCACAGCTTTTAGTAATGGAAGTAACAGCTCTCAAG CTGGGTCTGCGTTTGCTCCGACAGTAGCGCCTGTGTCCAGTGCTCCTCCAG ATGTGGATTTAGTCCCAACTCTTGACCTTCTTGATGGGTCTAGTGGTCATAGTTTATCTCTAGGTCAAGGGCTGACCTCTGATTTTAGCATGGGTACAAGCCAAGCATCCCCAATCCATTCCTCCCACGCTTTTGGCGGACCTTTTTCTGGAATGGAAGGTGTGGGCATATCCCCTGTACCATCCCCAATGTCTGGATATGCCAGCAGCTCTATGGGGCTAGAATCATCTCCATTATTTGGTGCTCAGTCTTCTCCCGTTCATTCTGGTCTTGGCAATGTTGCACCTTCAGGTGTTAACTATTATAGCCAGACCCCGGTGACTGGCACCATATTGTCTGCAGGCTATGGGCAAGGGTTCTATCAGTCATCTGGCACGACCATGCAGATTGGGGCTCAAGCAGGCCCTATGAGCCATTTGCATCATGTGGGCATGACGGCACCTGGGAGCCCCAGTCTGGGAGTGGGTGGTTCCCCGGCCAGAATTATGACCAGAGGTGGCAAGTCCCCTGCTACTTCTTTGTCCTCCTCACCGTCTGGACCTGGACTGGAGGATGCTGTCAAAGCTCTGGGTCTGACCATGTCACCTTCCAGAGGGTCATCCAAGGCTGGCTCCAGGCCTGAGTCCCGTCCTCTGTCACCTGGTCAATCTGTCCTTGGGGGAGGACCAGGCTATGGTTATGGTGAAATGGGTGGGGATGCTGTACCTAGCCAAAGTCAGGCTGGTCAGAACAGTGAGATAGCTCAGTCAG GATTCGATGCTTTTGGGGATGTGCTTCAGCCTATGAACAAATCTTCCCCATCCCAGACTCCCCAGTCCACACAACAGGCCAAGCCCATAGGCAGAGACCTGGACACGTCACTGGCTACGTTAGCTTCAACTCTCAATGTCCGAGGAGGTGTTGCTGCTACTAAAAA AGATCATCAGTGGCAGCCCAAGGGAGAGAGTAAACTCACCGGAGGAACTTCATTCCCACGTCCACAAATGGCGCCATCCACAACTACAACTCCATGGGCACAGCCTCAAGTATTCCAGCAGCCGATGGTGCCG ATGGCTGGGGCACCCATGATGTATGCACAACCAATGGGAGCTCCAATGGTAGCACCCATATCTCAGCCAATGATG ATGGGTCAGCCAATGGGTATGGGAATGGCTCCAACTATGGGCATGCCAGCTCCCGCCATGTATGGGGTACCAAGAATGCCAATGATGGGAGGCTTTCAGCAACCTCGACCACTCCAGCCACAGTCCGGTCAGGCTAATAATATCAATGATCCTTTTGGGGCTTTATGA
- the LOC106061706 gene encoding phosphatidylinositol-binding clathrin assembly protein unc-11-like isoform X3: protein MAGQSIMDRVVAARHSIAGQGLAKSVCKATTEEIIGPKKKHLDYLLQCTNEPNVSIPQMADLLIERTQHQSWVVVFKSLVSIHNLMNYGNERFTQYLASNNCSFNLSGFVDKGGVQGYDMSTYIRRYAKYLNEKAVSYRLMAFDFCKVKRGKDDGLLRTMNTDKLLKTLPVLQQQLDALLEFDCTPNELTNGVITACFMLLFKDLIRLFACYNDGVINLLEKYFDMNKKQCKDALDLYKKFLVRMDKVSEFLKVAENMGIDKGDIPDLAKGMKEKSSSAPASLLDALEQHLLSLEGKKGVATTPTSTSKPVGFTSALNTMTSNTFNVTEAERKRILDEENQHLQKLKAAEEAQPFVETEGGDAENIFEQKLKDSSSPQQQHKVLQSSNPFAATTASTSQSANLFGSPTEPVAPSAVGSSRPSDDLLSLTGNPFMDNVQNVMATAYPQTSNNPFGSPGFQTNGIGNTAPSNNLFSSDIDFATAFSNGSNSSQAGSAFAPTVAPVSSAPPDVDLVPTLDLLDGSSGHSLSLGQGLTSDFSMGTSQASPIHSSHAFGGPFSGMEGVGISPVPSPMSGYASSSMGLESSPLFGAQSSPVHSGLGNVAPSGVNYYSQTPVTGTILSAGYGQGFYQSSGTTMQIGAQAGPMSHLHHVGMTAPGSPSLGVGGSPARIMTRGGKSPATSLSSSPSGPGLEDAVKALGLTMSPSRGSSKAGSRPESRPLSPGQSVLGGGPGYGYGEMGGDAVPSQSQAGQNSEIAQSGFDAFGDVLQPMNKSSPSQTPQSTQQAKPIGRDLDTSLATLASTLNVRGGVAATKKDHQWQPKGESKLTGGTSFPRPQMAPSTTTTPWAQPQVFQQPMVPMAGAPMMYAQPMGAPMVAPISQPMMMGQPMGMGMAPTMGMPAPAMYGVPRMPMMGGFQQPRPLQPQSGQANNINDPFGAL from the exons AGGTTCACACAGTATTTGGCATCTAACAATTGTTCATTCAATCTGAGTGGATTTGTGGATAAAGGTGGTGTTCAAG GTTATGACATGTCAACATATATACGGCGCTATGCTAAATACCTCAATGAAAAGGCAGTGTCGTACAGACTCATGGCGTTTGACTTCTGCAAAGTGAAAAGAGG aaaAGATGATGGTTTACTACGAACAATGAACACAGATaag CTATTAAAAACATTACCAGTGTTGCAGCAACAGTTAGATGCATTATTAGAATTTGAT TGCACACCCAATGAGTTAACCAATGGTGTCATCACTGCATGTTTCATGTTGCTGTTCAAGGACCTGATCCGGTTGTTTGCCTGTTATAATGATGGTGTCATAAATTTATTAG aaaaatattttgatatgaaCAAAAAACAGTGTAAAGATGCTTTAGATTTATACAAAAAGTTTCTGGTCCGTATGGACAAAGTGTCAGAGTTTTTAAAAGTGGCAGAG AACATGGGTATAGATAAAGGAGATATTCCAGACTTAGCCAAG ggaatgaaagaaaaatccAGCTCA GCTCCTGCCAGTTTACTGGATGCACTAGAACAGCATCTTTTGTCATTGGAAGGGAAGAAAGGAGTTGCCACCACACCTACCAGCACAAGCAA gcCTGTTGGATTTACCTCAGCTCTGAACACTATGACAAGTAACACATTCAATGTCACAGAGGCAGAAAGAAAACGTATCTTAGATGAAGAAAATCAACACTTACAGAAACTCAAG GCTGCTGAAGAGGCTCAACCGTTTGTTGAGACGGAAGGAGGAGATGCTGAGAATATCTTT gagcaaaaattaaaagattCCTCATCACCACAGCAGCAGCACAAAGTCCTACAGTCAAGTAACCCCTTTGCAGCAACAACAGCCAGCACATCCCAGAGTGCCAACCTGTTTGGATCGCCCACAGAGCCTGTGGCTCCTTCTGCCGTGGGCTCCTCTAGACCCAGTGATGACCTGCTTAGCTTAACAGGCAACCCTTTCATGGATAATGTGCAAAATGTCATGGCCACTGCATACCCACAAACAAGTAACAATCCATTTGGTTCTCCAGGATTTCAAACTAATG GTATTGGTAACACAGCTCCCAGTAACAACCTGTTCTCGTCAGACATTGACTTTGCCACAGCTTTTAGTAATGGAAGTAACAGCTCTCAAG CTGGGTCTGCGTTTGCTCCGACAGTAGCGCCTGTGTCCAGTGCTCCTCCAG ATGTGGATTTAGTCCCAACTCTTGACCTTCTTGATGGGTCTAGTGGTCATAGTTTATCTCTAGGTCAAGGGCTGACCTCTGATTTTAGCATGGGTACAAGCCAAGCATCCCCAATCCATTCCTCCCACGCTTTTGGCGGACCTTTTTCTGGAATGGAAGGTGTGGGCATATCCCCTGTACCATCCCCAATGTCTGGATATGCCAGCAGCTCTATGGGGCTAGAATCATCTCCATTATTTGGTGCTCAGTCTTCTCCCGTTCATTCTGGTCTTGGCAATGTTGCACCTTCAGGTGTTAACTATTATAGCCAGACCCCGGTGACTGGCACCATATTGTCTGCAGGCTATGGGCAAGGGTTCTATCAGTCATCTGGCACGACCATGCAGATTGGGGCTCAAGCAGGCCCTATGAGCCATTTGCATCATGTGGGCATGACGGCACCTGGGAGCCCCAGTCTGGGAGTGGGTGGTTCCCCGGCCAGAATTATGACCAGAGGTGGCAAGTCCCCTGCTACTTCTTTGTCCTCCTCACCGTCTGGACCTGGACTGGAGGATGCTGTCAAAGCTCTGGGTCTGACCATGTCACCTTCCAGAGGGTCATCCAAGGCTGGCTCCAGGCCTGAGTCCCGTCCTCTGTCACCTGGTCAATCTGTCCTTGGGGGAGGACCAGGCTATGGTTATGGTGAAATGGGTGGGGATGCTGTACCTAGCCAAAGTCAGGCTGGTCAGAACAGTGAGATAGCTCAGTCAG GATTCGATGCTTTTGGGGATGTGCTTCAGCCTATGAACAAATCTTCCCCATCCCAGACTCCCCAGTCCACACAACAGGCCAAGCCCATAGGCAGAGACCTGGACACGTCACTGGCTACGTTAGCTTCAACTCTCAATGTCCGAGGAGGTGTTGCTGCTACTAAAAA AGATCATCAGTGGCAGCCCAAGGGAGAGAGTAAACTCACCGGAGGAACTTCATTCCCACGTCCACAAATGGCGCCATCCACAACTACAACTCCATGGGCACAGCCTCAAGTATTCCAGCAGCCGATGGTGCCG ATGGCTGGGGCACCCATGATGTATGCACAACCAATGGGAGCTCCAATGGTAGCACCCATATCTCAGCCAATGATG ATGGGTCAGCCAATGGGTATGGGAATGGCTCCAACTATGGGCATGCCAGCTCCCGCCATGTATGGGGTACCAAGAATGCCAATGATGGGAGGCTTTCAGCAACCTCGACCACTCCAGCCACAGTCCGGTCAGGCTAATAATATCAATGATCCTTTTGGGGCTTTATGA
- the LOC106061706 gene encoding phosphatidylinositol-binding clathrin assembly protein unc-11-like isoform X9 translates to MAGQSIMDRVVAARHSIAGQGLAKSVCKATTEEIIGPKKKHLDYLLQCTNEPNVSIPQMADLLIERTQHQSWVVVFKSLVSIHNLMNYGNERFTQYLASNNCSFNLSGFVDKGGVQGYDMSTYIRRYAKYLNEKAVSYRLMAFDFCKVKRGKDDGLLRTMNTDKLLKTLPVLQQQLDALLEFDCTPNELTNGVITACFMLLFKDLIRLFACYNDGVINLLEKYFDMNKKQCKDALDLYKKFLVRMDKVSEFLKVAENMGIDKGDIPDLAKGMKEKSSSAPASLLDALEQHLLSLEGKKGVATTPTSTSKPVGFTSALNTMTSNTFNVTEAERKRILDEENQHLQKLKEQKLKDSSSPQQQHKVLQSSNPFAATTASTSQSANLFGSPTEPVAPSAVGSSRPSDDLLSLTGNPFMDNVQNVMATAYPQTSNNPFGSPGFQTNGIGNTAPSNNLFSSDIDFATAFSNGSNSSQAGSAFAPTVAPVSSAPPDVDLVPTLDLLDGSSGHSLSLGQGLTSDFSMGTSQASPIHSSHAFGGPFSGMEGVGISPVPSPMSGYASSSMGLESSPLFGAQSSPVHSGLGNVAPSGVNYYSQTPVTGTILSAGYGQGFYQSSGTTMQIGAQAGPMSHLHHVGMTAPGSPSLGVGGSPARIMTRGGKSPATSLSSSPSGPGLEDAVKALGLTMSPSRGSSKAGSRPESRPLSPGQSVLGGGPGYGYGEMGGDAVPSQSQAGQNSEIAQSGFDAFGDVLQPMNKSSPSQTPQSTQQAKPIGRDLDTSLATLASTLNVRGGVAATKKDHQWQPKGESKLTGGTSFPRPQMAPSTTTTPWAQPQVFQQPMVPMAGAPMMYAQPMGAPMVAPISQPMMMGQPMGMGMAPTMGMPAPAMYGVPRMPMMGGFQQPRPLQPQSGQANNINDPFGAL, encoded by the exons AGGTTCACACAGTATTTGGCATCTAACAATTGTTCATTCAATCTGAGTGGATTTGTGGATAAAGGTGGTGTTCAAG GTTATGACATGTCAACATATATACGGCGCTATGCTAAATACCTCAATGAAAAGGCAGTGTCGTACAGACTCATGGCGTTTGACTTCTGCAAAGTGAAAAGAGG aaaAGATGATGGTTTACTACGAACAATGAACACAGATaag CTATTAAAAACATTACCAGTGTTGCAGCAACAGTTAGATGCATTATTAGAATTTGAT TGCACACCCAATGAGTTAACCAATGGTGTCATCACTGCATGTTTCATGTTGCTGTTCAAGGACCTGATCCGGTTGTTTGCCTGTTATAATGATGGTGTCATAAATTTATTAG aaaaatattttgatatgaaCAAAAAACAGTGTAAAGATGCTTTAGATTTATACAAAAAGTTTCTGGTCCGTATGGACAAAGTGTCAGAGTTTTTAAAAGTGGCAGAG AACATGGGTATAGATAAAGGAGATATTCCAGACTTAGCCAAG ggaatgaaagaaaaatccAGCTCA GCTCCTGCCAGTTTACTGGATGCACTAGAACAGCATCTTTTGTCATTGGAAGGGAAGAAAGGAGTTGCCACCACACCTACCAGCACAAGCAA gcCTGTTGGATTTACCTCAGCTCTGAACACTATGACAAGTAACACATTCAATGTCACAGAGGCAGAAAGAAAACGTATCTTAGATGAAGAAAATCAACACTTACAGAAACTCAAG gagcaaaaattaaaagattCCTCATCACCACAGCAGCAGCACAAAGTCCTACAGTCAAGTAACCCCTTTGCAGCAACAACAGCCAGCACATCCCAGAGTGCCAACCTGTTTGGATCGCCCACAGAGCCTGTGGCTCCTTCTGCCGTGGGCTCCTCTAGACCCAGTGATGACCTGCTTAGCTTAACAGGCAACCCTTTCATGGATAATGTGCAAAATGTCATGGCCACTGCATACCCACAAACAAGTAACAATCCATTTGGTTCTCCAGGATTTCAAACTAATG GTATTGGTAACACAGCTCCCAGTAACAACCTGTTCTCGTCAGACATTGACTTTGCCACAGCTTTTAGTAATGGAAGTAACAGCTCTCAAG CTGGGTCTGCGTTTGCTCCGACAGTAGCGCCTGTGTCCAGTGCTCCTCCAG ATGTGGATTTAGTCCCAACTCTTGACCTTCTTGATGGGTCTAGTGGTCATAGTTTATCTCTAGGTCAAGGGCTGACCTCTGATTTTAGCATGGGTACAAGCCAAGCATCCCCAATCCATTCCTCCCACGCTTTTGGCGGACCTTTTTCTGGAATGGAAGGTGTGGGCATATCCCCTGTACCATCCCCAATGTCTGGATATGCCAGCAGCTCTATGGGGCTAGAATCATCTCCATTATTTGGTGCTCAGTCTTCTCCCGTTCATTCTGGTCTTGGCAATGTTGCACCTTCAGGTGTTAACTATTATAGCCAGACCCCGGTGACTGGCACCATATTGTCTGCAGGCTATGGGCAAGGGTTCTATCAGTCATCTGGCACGACCATGCAGATTGGGGCTCAAGCAGGCCCTATGAGCCATTTGCATCATGTGGGCATGACGGCACCTGGGAGCCCCAGTCTGGGAGTGGGTGGTTCCCCGGCCAGAATTATGACCAGAGGTGGCAAGTCCCCTGCTACTTCTTTGTCCTCCTCACCGTCTGGACCTGGACTGGAGGATGCTGTCAAAGCTCTGGGTCTGACCATGTCACCTTCCAGAGGGTCATCCAAGGCTGGCTCCAGGCCTGAGTCCCGTCCTCTGTCACCTGGTCAATCTGTCCTTGGGGGAGGACCAGGCTATGGTTATGGTGAAATGGGTGGGGATGCTGTACCTAGCCAAAGTCAGGCTGGTCAGAACAGTGAGATAGCTCAGTCAG GATTCGATGCTTTTGGGGATGTGCTTCAGCCTATGAACAAATCTTCCCCATCCCAGACTCCCCAGTCCACACAACAGGCCAAGCCCATAGGCAGAGACCTGGACACGTCACTGGCTACGTTAGCTTCAACTCTCAATGTCCGAGGAGGTGTTGCTGCTACTAAAAA AGATCATCAGTGGCAGCCCAAGGGAGAGAGTAAACTCACCGGAGGAACTTCATTCCCACGTCCACAAATGGCGCCATCCACAACTACAACTCCATGGGCACAGCCTCAAGTATTCCAGCAGCCGATGGTGCCG ATGGCTGGGGCACCCATGATGTATGCACAACCAATGGGAGCTCCAATGGTAGCACCCATATCTCAGCCAATGATG ATGGGTCAGCCAATGGGTATGGGAATGGCTCCAACTATGGGCATGCCAGCTCCCGCCATGTATGGGGTACCAAGAATGCCAATGATGGGAGGCTTTCAGCAACCTCGACCACTCCAGCCACAGTCCGGTCAGGCTAATAATATCAATGATCCTTTTGGGGCTTTATGA